In Mycoplasmopsis fermentans PG18, one genomic interval encodes:
- the map gene encoding type I methionyl aminopeptidase encodes MITIKNEQEIINITQSCKILAEVKQIVYDFVRPGVSLKEVDSVAFNEIVKRGAQPAFKGLYGFPATCCISINEELIHGIPSDYIIQDGDIVKVDMGCTYKGMNSDSAFTKGVGNINESDKKIIIVAQESFYAGFNAIKPGARVGDVSHAIGQVIRQNNLYTPSQYCGHGIGREVHEDPYVFNDGHAGSGPLLKDGMVICIEPMILQQNARIKVKKDKWTVVSASGLNAAHYEHTVLIKDGKGIILTKGI; translated from the coding sequence ATGATAACTATTAAAAATGAACAAGAAATTATTAATATTACTCAAAGCTGCAAAATCCTGGCAGAAGTTAAACAAATAGTTTATGACTTTGTAAGACCAGGGGTTTCATTAAAAGAAGTGGATTCAGTCGCTTTTAATGAAATAGTAAAAAGAGGTGCACAACCAGCTTTTAAAGGCTTATATGGTTTTCCAGCAACCTGTTGCATCTCAATAAATGAAGAATTGATCCATGGAATTCCAAGTGATTACATTATTCAAGATGGCGACATAGTTAAAGTCGACATGGGATGTACTTACAAAGGAATGAACAGCGATAGTGCCTTCACTAAAGGTGTTGGTAATATCAATGAAAGTGATAAAAAAATAATTATAGTGGCTCAAGAATCATTCTATGCAGGTTTTAATGCGATTAAACCTGGTGCAAGAGTGGGAGATGTTAGTCACGCTATTGGTCAAGTAATAAGACAAAATAATTTATATACACCAAGTCAATACTGTGGGCATGGAATTGGACGTGAAGTTCATGAAGACCCTTATGTATTTAATGATGGCCATGCTGGTAGTGGACCATTATTAAAAGATGGAATGGTAATTTGTATTGAGCCAATGATTTTACAACAAAATGCTAGAATCAAAGTTAAAAAAGATAAATGAACCGTTGTTAGCGCTAGCGGTTTAAATGCAGCTCACTACGAACACACTGTTTTAATTAAAGATGGCAAAGGTATTATATTAACGAAAGGAATCTAA
- the rpmJ gene encoding 50S ribosomal protein L36 — protein MKVRASVKRMCKDCRVIKRKGIIRVICSQPKHKQRQG, from the coding sequence ATGAAAGTTAGAGCTAGTGTAAAAAGAATGTGTAAAGATTGTCGTGTTATCAAACGTAAAGGAATTATTCGGGTAATTTGCTCACAACCAAAACACAAACAAAGACAAGGATAA
- the rpsK gene encoding 30S ribosomal protein S11 → MARKTKKKNITNGVAHIHSTNQNTIVTFADEKGNVIAWSSSGAIGYKGTKKKTPYAAGLAAQAAAEAAKEHGIKSVKVQLKGLGAGKDAARKQIEVAGITVTEIRDVTPVPHNGTRPPKRILKREAKK, encoded by the coding sequence ATGGCTAGAAAAACCAAAAAGAAAAATATAACAAATGGTGTAGCGCACATTCACTCAACAAACCAAAATACTATTGTTACCTTTGCTGACGAAAAAGGAAACGTAATTGCATGAAGTTCTTCAGGTGCTATTGGTTACAAAGGGACCAAAAAGAAAACCCCTTATGCAGCTGGTTTAGCTGCACAAGCAGCTGCTGAAGCTGCCAAAGAACATGGTATTAAAAGCGTAAAAGTTCAATTAAAAGGTTTAGGTGCAGGTAAAGACGCTGCTAGAAAACAAATTGAAGTTGCCGGTATCACAGTAACAGAAATTAGAGATGTTACACCAGTTCCACACAACGGAACAAGACCTCCAAAACGTATTCTTAAACGTGAAGCTAAAAAATAG
- a CDS encoding energy-coupling factor transporter ATPase, whose product MIKVQDLVFSYPESKTKALNGLNFTIPDGKYVAILGHNGSGKSTFSKLLVALYKPSSGSIEINGTVISKKTIREIRKKIGIIFQNPDNQFVGASVEDDIAFGLENQCIPQKEMKPIIDDLAEKVGMKDYLTREPQFLSGGQKQRVAIASVLALNPEIIIFDEVTSMLDPRGKSQVLKIIREIQKTRQKTLISITHDMDEAIQADYCLVFSKGQVVASGSPKEILKNHEIIELAKIDSPFIYKLSEKIENIESTYNEEELLNQLCK is encoded by the coding sequence ATGATTAAAGTACAGGACCTAGTTTTTTCTTATCCAGAATCAAAAACAAAAGCTCTCAATGGGCTTAATTTTACCATTCCAGATGGTAAATATGTTGCTATATTAGGTCACAATGGATCAGGTAAAAGTACATTCAGTAAATTGCTTGTTGCTTTGTATAAACCTTCTTCAGGTTCTATTGAAATAAATGGAACAGTTATTTCTAAAAAAACAATCAGAGAAATAAGAAAGAAAATTGGCATTATTTTCCAAAACCCTGATAACCAATTTGTTGGCGCTAGTGTTGAAGATGATATTGCCTTTGGTTTAGAAAATCAATGCATTCCACAAAAAGAAATGAAACCTATTATTGATGATTTAGCTGAAAAAGTAGGAATGAAGGACTATTTGACAAGAGAACCTCAATTCCTTTCAGGAGGTCAAAAGCAACGCGTTGCCATAGCTTCTGTTTTAGCTTTAAATCCTGAAATCATAATTTTTGATGAAGTAACTTCAATGCTTGATCCAAGAGGTAAAAGTCAAGTTTTAAAAATTATTAGAGAAATCCAAAAAACTCGTCAAAAAACTTTAATTTCAATTACTCATGATATGGATGAAGCTATTCAAGCTGATTATTGCTTAGTTTTTTCTAAAGGTCAAGTTGTTGCAAGTGGCTCACCTAAAGAAATTTTAAAAAATCATGAAATCATTGAATTAGCTAAAATTGATTCACCTTTTATTTATAAGCTCAGTGAAAAAATTGAAAATATTGAATCAACATATAATGAAGAGGAGTTATTAAATCAACTATGCAAATAA
- a CDS encoding adenylate kinase family protein encodes MISKIKQHIVFMGPPGVGKGTVAAIIAEKYGLVHVSTGNIFREEIASQSELGLQVKKIVEAGQYVPDDITNTIVKNKIQALIKAKKIIMLDGYPRTIDQVNFLDSISNFKYVALELSAPEDVILKRLNGRRQCPKCKASFHIDFMPSTKGKYCDKCGAELILRKDDSIEAIKVRQKVYHDQTAPLLDYYKKYNLLLTFDATSDPETIAKNIVESLAKLKN; translated from the coding sequence ATGATAAGTAAAATTAAACAACATATAGTTTTTATGGGGCCTCCTGGTGTAGGAAAAGGTACAGTGGCTGCTATAATAGCTGAAAAATATGGACTAGTACATGTTTCAACTGGTAATATCTTTCGTGAAGAAATAGCTTCACAAAGTGAACTTGGTTTACAAGTTAAAAAGATAGTTGAAGCAGGACAATATGTACCAGACGACATTACAAATACTATTGTTAAAAATAAAATTCAAGCTTTAATCAAAGCTAAAAAGATTATTATGCTTGATGGTTATCCACGTACTATTGACCAAGTTAACTTTTTAGATAGTATTTCAAACTTTAAATATGTAGCTCTTGAATTAAGTGCTCCTGAAGATGTTATTTTAAAAAGATTAAATGGACGTAGACAATGTCCTAAATGTAAAGCAAGTTTCCATATTGATTTTATGCCTTCAACTAAAGGCAAATATTGTGATAAATGTGGAGCTGAATTAATCTTAAGAAAAGACGACTCAATTGAAGCTATTAAAGTACGTCAAAAAGTTTATCATGATCAAACAGCACCATTGCTTGATTATTACAAAAAATATAATTTATTATTAACATTTGATGCTACAAGTGATCCAGAAACTATAGCAAAAAATATTGTTGAATCTTTAGCGAAATTAAAAAACTAA
- the infA gene encoding translation initiation factor IF-1, producing MAKDAIKMKAVVKEAYSTDEYDVELENGMLIKAHISGKMRVNHIRILPGDTVDVEISPYNLSLGRITYRHK from the coding sequence ATGGCAAAAGACGCAATCAAAATGAAAGCTGTTGTCAAAGAAGCTTATTCAACAGATGAATATGATGTTGAACTTGAAAACGGCATGCTCATTAAAGCTCACATTTCAGGAAAAATGCGTGTAAATCACATTCGTATTTTGCCTGGAGATACTGTCGATGTTGAAATTAGTCCTTACAATTTATCTTTAGGACGAATAACATATCGTCACAAATAG
- a CDS encoding DNA-directed RNA polymerase subunit alpha, whose product MEKMTKLEYQKVTKLNNSTSNVTAFTLQPLERGMGQTLGVALRRILLSNITSLALFAIKIEDVNHEFQVVDGCVEDVATIIMNLRKVKFQYNPEFVKDDEIIKVTLKADQPGEVTSRLLEVNNSSIEILNKSLEIAHLSANGKHKLNIELYLRPGRGFISNEENKKLLNNSSITTRMESKIKNGIFIATDSNFSPIEKVNYTVEELNSSSNKIEERLTFSFQTDGTVDPKSALQQACEILVGHFKLIGNVDEMKVNVFAEESEQTQETNDNDVDINSLNLSVRSLNALKRIGKTKISQVAEMSLEELEQVKNLGRKSLDEIQQRLKEYGYELSKGEE is encoded by the coding sequence ATGGAAAAAATGACAAAATTAGAGTACCAAAAGGTTACTAAATTAAATAATTCAACTTCAAATGTAACTGCATTTACTCTTCAACCACTTGAACGTGGTATGGGTCAAACATTAGGTGTTGCTCTTCGTCGTATTTTACTTTCAAACATTACTTCATTAGCATTATTTGCAATCAAAATTGAAGATGTTAATCATGAATTCCAAGTAGTTGATGGTTGCGTAGAAGACGTTGCCACAATTATTATGAATTTAAGAAAAGTAAAATTCCAATACAACCCAGAATTTGTTAAAGATGACGAAATTATTAAAGTAACATTAAAAGCTGATCAACCAGGAGAAGTTACTTCAAGATTATTAGAAGTAAACAACTCAAGTATTGAAATTTTAAACAAATCATTAGAAATTGCTCACTTATCAGCAAATGGTAAACACAAATTAAATATTGAATTATATTTAAGACCAGGTCGTGGCTTTATTTCTAATGAAGAAAATAAGAAATTACTTAATAACTCTTCAATTACAACTAGAATGGAATCAAAAATCAAAAACGGAATTTTTATTGCTACAGATAGTAACTTTAGTCCAATTGAAAAAGTTAACTACACAGTTGAAGAATTAAACTCATCATCAAACAAAATTGAAGAAAGATTAACCTTCTCATTCCAAACAGATGGAACAGTTGATCCTAAGAGTGCATTACAACAAGCTTGTGAAATCTTAGTTGGTCACTTCAAATTGATTGGTAATGTTGATGAAATGAAAGTAAATGTATTTGCAGAAGAAAGTGAACAAACTCAAGAAACAAACGACAATGATGTTGATATCAATTCATTAAATCTTTCGGTACGTTCATTGAATGCACTTAAAAGAATTGGTAAAACAAAGATTTCTCAAGTAGCTGAAATGTCACTTGAAGAATTAGAACAAGTTAAAAACCTTGGTCGTAAATCACTTGATGAAATTCAACAACGTTTAAAAGAATATGGATATGAACTAAGTAAAGGAGAAGAATAA
- the rpsM gene encoding 30S ribosomal protein S13, which yields MARILNIEIPNNKRVVISLTYIYGIGRTRAQEICAKAKIDENLRVKDLSEEQLSAIREVAKEYTTEGDLRRETSLNIKRLMEIKCYRGIRHRKGLPVRGQCTQKNARTRKGPRKTVAGKKSTK from the coding sequence ATGGCTAGAATTTTAAATATTGAAATTCCTAACAATAAACGTGTTGTTATCTCATTAACATACATTTATGGTATAGGAAGAACTAGAGCACAAGAAATTTGTGCTAAAGCAAAAATTGATGAAAATCTTAGAGTTAAAGATTTATCAGAAGAACAATTATCAGCAATTCGTGAAGTAGCTAAAGAATACACAACTGAAGGTGATCTTCGTCGTGAAACCAGTTTAAACATCAAACGTTTAATGGAAATCAAATGCTACCGTGGTATTCGTCACAGAAAAGGTTTACCTGTTAGAGGTCAATGTACACAAAAGAATGCTCGTACACGTAAAGGTCCTCGTAAAACAGTTGCAGGTAAAAAATCAACTAAATAA